ACTATCTCAACCGCTTCGCCGTGGAGCGCGTGATGAGCTGGGACACGACGGCATCTGGTGGCAATGCGGCACTCATGAGCATGGAAGGCAACGCAGGCGAATAGCCGCGTTGCAATTTGCCGGTGTGTGGCGCAAAGCCCGCGCCCACAACGGAGATTCCCATGGACATCGTGCGCGACAGCAACGGCAATGAACTGAAGGACGGCGACAACGTCACCCTGATCAAGGACCTCAAGGTGAAGGGCGCCAACGTCACCCTCAAGCGGGGCACCATGATCAAGGGCATCCGCCTCACCGGAAACCCGGAGGAAGTGGATTGCCGCCACGAAAAGGTGAAGGGCCTGGTGCTGCGCACCGAGTTCCTGAAGAAGGCCTAGTCTTTCGCCTTCAGCGACAAGCCCCGGTCCACCGCATCCTTGCCGAACTTGGCGCGGATCCGGTCGATGGCTTTCTCGGCCCTCGTGCTCGCTTCCAGCCGGGGATCAAGCGTGGCTTCCTCGCCACCGGCCATCTCGACAAGATGCGAGAGAGCGACGCCGATCAGCCTGAACTTCGTGCCGGTCGTTTCCCTGTGCAGCAGGGGGCGCACCGCATCATACATGCGGTGGGCAAGCTGTGTCGCGTCTTCCAGCGTGACCGCGCGGGTGCGCAGTTTGAAATCGGACGTCTTGAGCTTCAGCGTGACGGTGTGACCGCCGTAGCCCTGTTCCTTGGCACGCCGCGACACCTTCTGCGCCATGGCCCAGAGCAGGGCCTCCAGTTCCTCCCGGTCCGCGACGTCGTGATTCAATGTGGTTTCCGCACCGATGCTCTTCGATGAGTCGTCGGTTGAGACAACGCGCATGTCCTCGCCACGTGAGAGGTGATAGAGCCGCGCCCCCATGCTGCCGTAGCGGCGCATGAGATCGTTCTTCTCCATCTTCTGCAATTGCCCGATGAGCCGGATGCCATCCTGCGCAAGCGTATCCTGCATGGCCTTGCCCACGCCCCAGATGAGACTGACGGGCTTGCCTGCAAGGAATGTCAGCGCCTCGGCCTTGCCGATCACCGAATAGCCCCGCGGCTTCTCGAGGTCCGAGGCCACCTTTGCGAGATACTTGTTGGGCGCGAGCCCCACCGAGGCGGTGATGCCGATCTTGTTCTCGATGTCACGGATCAGCACGGCCAGCGTCTTCGCCGGCGTCCGGCCATGCAGGCGCGCGGTGCCGGTGAGATCGAGAAAGGCCTCGTCAATGGAGAGCGGTTCGACGAGCGGCGTGGCCTGAAGCATGAGCGTGCGTACCTCATGGCCGACTGCCGCATATTTCTCCATGCTGGGCCTGATGACCACCGCATCCGGCGCCAGCTTCAGGGCCTTGAACATCGGCATGGCCGACCGTACGCCCCGGATGCGCGCGATGTAGCAGCAGGTGGAAACAACGCCCCGTGTGCCACCGCCCACGATCACCGGTTTGTCGGCAAGCGTCGGGTCATCACGCTTCTCGACGGCCGCATAGAAGGCGTCGCAGTCGATATGGGCGACCGAAAGTCCATTGATTTCGCTGTGCCGCACCAGGCGCGGCGAGTGGCAGGCATGGCACCGCCGCTCGTCCGCCACCGTGTCGGCGAGGCAGTCGCGGCAAAATCCGGGGGAGTGGGAAGACGAGTCCGCCATGGAACCAAGATAGAACGGATTTGCGCCGCTGGCGAGGGCGCTACAACCCGATCAGCCGCTTGATGTGCGGTAGTGCCTCGTCCCAGCTGGCGGTGCGCAACGACACGTAGTCGAATGGTTCGATGTGCCGCGCAAACCGGTCGTCATGCAGGAAGTGGATGAGATGAACCGCCGGCGCATGCTGCCGCGCCGAGGCGATAAAGCCGGGGCTGTCGTCCACGAACACCACGGCTTCACGCGTCTGGTCGGCGAGGTGGCGGATGGCGGGGCCTTTCGGTCCCGAGTTCGTCACCACGGGGAAATCCAGCCCATGCTTGCGCAGGTTGTCGATGCGCTTGTCGCGGGCATGGTGGGGCAGGTTGGTGAGCATGACGACCGAACTGTCGTTGGCGAGGTCATGCAGCGCCGCGATGGCGCCATCGATGGCATCCAGCTCGGCCGTATGCTGGTGAAAGAAGTCGTCGATCATCTCCGAGACGTGTGCGGCCTCGACGGGCTCATCGGTGTCCCGTTTGCGGATGTTGCCGTTGAGCGCAAAGCTGGTCGTGTCCAGGCGCAGGTGGCGCCGCGCCAGGTAATCTTCGAAAGCGCGGGTGAAATGCACGACCACTTCGTCAACGTCACAGATGACGAGCGGACGGTGCGCAGCGACGCTGAGGTCGGCGAGCTGGCGGATGGTGAACTCTGAGATCATCCCGAAAATCCCGGCAGGCGGCTCCGGGCCCGCATCACGGATGCGGGGTCCAACCCCTCATTGGCGGCGAAGGCAAGGAGCAGCGACTCATCCGAAAGCGCAAAATCCAGCAGGCCCGCCTGGAATTGGGGCTCCTGGAGATTCTGCCGCACATCCTGCGGCGACAGCCCCGAGAGCGCCATGAAGCGCCCGAGCTGATCCGCGTCACCGGCGAGAAAGCTCAACAGTTTCAGTGCAATTTCTCCCGCATCTTCAGCTTTTGGTTGTGATGTTCTTAACAATACATTCTCCGTTAGTTAACCAGCCTGCCGGGACTGACGGCAGCGGTTAAGCAGTTGGTTACGGTCCTAGGCCAAAACAGGGGGCTGAACAAAGGGGAGATTCCGTCACCGCTCGGGGGCGAGCGCAAGGCGGACGCAGGAGCAGATATGGAACACCAGCAGAGCACACCTCAAGCCGGGCAGAGGCCCGTGGGAGTGATGCCGCAAATGCAGAAGACGGTTCTTGTCGTTGAAGACAATGAGCTCAACATGAAGCTGTTCAACGACCTGCTCGAAGCCCATGGCTACAAGGTGGTACAGACACGCGATGGCCTGTCGGCGCTCGACATGGCACGCAAGCACATGCCCGACCTCATTCTGATGGACATTCAGTTGCCGGAAGTCTCCGGCATCGAAGTCACCAAATGGCTGAAGGAAGATGACGAACTGCGCGCCATTCCGGTGATCGCCGTCACGGCCTTCGCCATGAAGGGCGACGAACAGAAGATCCGTGAAGGCGGCTGCGAGGCCTATATCTCGAAGCCCATCTCCGTCGTGAGCTTCCTCCAGACAATCGATGGGTTCCTTAAAAAGCGCTCATGACCGCCCGCGTCCTCGTCGTAGATGACATCATTGCCAACGTACGGCTTCTCGAAGCGAAGCTGTCGGCGGAGTATTTTGAGGTCATCACGGCGATGAACGGACTGGACGCGCTCGATGCCGTCCAGAAATCGCGGCCCGACATCATCCTCCTCGACATCATGATGCCGGGGATCGACGGCATCGAGGTCTGCAAGCGCATCAAGTCCAATCCCGAGACGCAGCATATTCCGGTGGTCATGGTAACGGCCCTCGACCAGCCGGAAGACCGCGTGCGCGGCCTTGAGGCCGGGGCCGACGATTTCCTGACCAAGCCAGTCAACGACATTTCACTCTTCTGCCGCATCAAGAGCCTTGTGCGTCTGAAAATGCTCACCGACGAACTGCGCGTGCGCTCGCCTGCGGCCGATGGCGCGGGCGGCATGCCGTCCGAGGACAAGCTGTTGCAGAAGCCCGGCCACGTGCTTCTGGTCGATGGCCAGCCTGCGTCGTCCGAACGCATGATTGCCTCGCTCGCCGAGAAGTGCCGCGTCACCGTCGCGGCCACGCCGGCCGAGGCCATGGAGCGGATCGCCGAACAGGACAGGCCCTTCGAACTCGTGATCGTCAGCTTCGATCAGTCGCAGTTTGACGGATTGCGCCTCTGCTCGCAATTGCGCTCCGGCGACGCCACACGCCAGACGCCGCTGATGATCATCGTCAACCCTGACGAACAGCAGCTTCTCCTGCGCGCCCTCGACATGGGCGTGAACGACTATCTGATGCGCCCCGTGGACCGCCAGGAGGTGCTGGCGCGTGCCGCCACCCAGGTCCGCCGCTGGCGCTACACCGAACAACTGCGCAACAGCGTGAAGGCCTCGATCGAGATGGCCATCACGGATGCGCTGACGGGCCTCTACAACCGGCGCTACCTCGAGACCCATCTCAGCCACATGATTGATCACTATGTGAACCGCGGCAAGGTTCTCTCGGTGCTGGCGGTGGACGTGGACTTCTTCAAGGCCATCAACGACACCCACGGTCATGATGCGGGCGACAAGGTCCTGCAGGAACTGGCCCAACGCCTGCGCGATCATACCCGCAGCATCGACCTCTGCTGCCGCATCGGTGGCGAGGAATTCATCATCGTGCTGCCAAACACGGACGCTTTCACGGCGGAGAAGATCGCCGAACGTCTGCGCCGCTCGGTGGCATCCAAGTCCTTCATGGTGGGCGCGCCATCGCTTGTGCCGGTGACGATCTCGGCCGGCCTTGCATCTCTCTCGGGTATGGATGACTCGCTCGAAAAACTTCTGAAGCGCGCCGACAGCGCCCTCTACCGCGCCAAGCGCGAGGGACGGAACCGGGTGGTCAAAGAGAGCCTCGTCGCCTGACATTGCTGGCACCGCGCGGGCGGTGTATGCGCAACCCGAAATGCCTCCCGATGCCGACCAGATCCAAGACCGAACCGCCGAACC
The nucleotide sequence above comes from Hyphomicrobiales bacterium. Encoded proteins:
- a CDS encoding alkylphosphonate utilization protein, with the protein product MPMDIVRDSNGNELKDGDNVTLIKDLKVKGANVTLKRGTMIKGIRLTGNPEEVDCRHEKVKGLVLRTEFLKKA
- a CDS encoding DNA polymerase IV, which gives rise to MADSSSHSPGFCRDCLADTVADERRCHACHSPRLVRHSEINGLSVAHIDCDAFYAAVEKRDDPTLADKPVIVGGGTRGVVSTCCYIARIRGVRSAMPMFKALKLAPDAVVIRPSMEKYAAVGHEVRTLMLQATPLVEPLSIDEAFLDLTGTARLHGRTPAKTLAVLIRDIENKIGITASVGLAPNKYLAKVASDLEKPRGYSVIGKAEALTFLAGKPVSLIWGVGKAMQDTLAQDGIRLIGQLQKMEKNDLMRRYGSMGARLYHLSRGEDMRVVSTDDSSKSIGAETTLNHDVADREELEALLWAMAQKVSRRAKEQGYGGHTVTLKLKTSDFKLRTRAVTLEDATQLAHRMYDAVRPLLHRETTGTKFRLIGVALSHLVEMAGGEEATLDPRLEASTRAEKAIDRIRAKFGKDAVDRGLSLKAKD
- a CDS encoding DUF3572 domain-containing protein, which encodes MSFLAGDADQLGRFMALSGLSPQDVRQNLQEPQFQAGLLDFALSDESLLLAFAANEGLDPASVMRARSRLPGFSG
- a CDS encoding response regulator gives rise to the protein MQKTVLVVEDNELNMKLFNDLLEAHGYKVVQTRDGLSALDMARKHMPDLILMDIQLPEVSGIEVTKWLKEDDELRAIPVIAVTAFAMKGDEQKIREGGCEAYISKPISVVSFLQTIDGFLKKRS
- a CDS encoding PleD family two-component system response regulator, producing the protein MTARVLVVDDIIANVRLLEAKLSAEYFEVITAMNGLDALDAVQKSRPDIILLDIMMPGIDGIEVCKRIKSNPETQHIPVVMVTALDQPEDRVRGLEAGADDFLTKPVNDISLFCRIKSLVRLKMLTDELRVRSPAADGAGGMPSEDKLLQKPGHVLLVDGQPASSERMIASLAEKCRVTVAATPAEAMERIAEQDRPFELVIVSFDQSQFDGLRLCSQLRSGDATRQTPLMIIVNPDEQQLLLRALDMGVNDYLMRPVDRQEVLARAATQVRRWRYTEQLRNSVKASIEMAITDALTGLYNRRYLETHLSHMIDHYVNRGKVLSVLAVDVDFFKAINDTHGHDAGDKVLQELAQRLRDHTRSIDLCCRIGGEEFIIVLPNTDAFTAEKIAERLRRSVASKSFMVGAPSLVPVTISAGLASLSGMDDSLEKLLKRADSALYRAKREGRNRVVKESLVA